Proteins encoded in a region of the Balaenoptera ricei isolate mBalRic1 chromosome 19, mBalRic1.hap2, whole genome shotgun sequence genome:
- the TMEM91 gene encoding transmembrane protein 91 produces the protein MDKPSLPELQQPLLVGVGGEPPVQKPGEPEPGPPFRETAFAESLRGWQFLPPSLPSVSAVLGEPGLPDLEDVSSSDSDSDWDGGGLLSPLLPHDHLGLAVFSMLCCFWPVGIAAFCLAQKTNKAWAEGDVQGAGAASRRAFLLGVLAVGLGVCTYAVALVTLAAYLASRDPP, from the exons ATGGACAAGCCCAGTCTTCCAGAGCTCCAACAGCCTCTGCTGGTGGGTGTAGGCGGTGAGCCCCCTGTCCAGAAGCCTGGCGAGCCTGAGCCAGGGCCTCCCTTTCGAGAGACAGCCTTTGCAGAATCACTGAGGGGTTGGCAGTTCTTGCCACCATCTCTTCCTTCTGTGAGTGCTGTACTGGGGGAGCCAGGGCTCCCCGACCTTGAG GATGTGTCATCCAGTGACAGTGACTCGGACTGGGATGGGGGCGGCCTTCTCTCCCCACTCCTACCCCACGACCACCTCGGCTTGGCTGTCTTCTCCATGCTGTGCTGTTTCTGGCCCGTGGGCATTGCCGCCTTCTGCCTGGCCCAGAAG ACCAACAAGGCTTGGGCCGAGGGGGACGTCCAGGGGGCAGGGGCCGCCTCCCGCCGCGCCTTCCTGCTGGGGGTCCTGGCCGTCGGGCTGGGCGTGTGCACGTACGCGGTCGCCCTGGTGACCCTGGCCGCCTACCTCGCCTCCCGGGACCCGCCTTAG
- the B9D2 gene encoding B9 domain-containing protein 2, whose amino-acid sequence MAEVHVIGQIMGATGFSESSLFCKWGIHTGAAWKLLSGVREGQTQVDTPQIGDMAYWSHPIDLHFATKGLQGWPRLHLQVWSQDSFGRCQLAGYGFCHVPSSPGTHQLDCPTWRPLGSWREQLARAFVGGGPQLLHGDAIYSGADRYRLHTAAGGTVHLELGLLLRHFDRYGVEC is encoded by the exons ATGGCTGAGGTGCACGTGATTGGGCAGATCATGGGGGCCACCGGTTTCTCGGAAAGTAGCCTCTTCTGCAAGTGGGGCATCCACACAG GGGCAGCATGGAAGCTCCTGTCAGGCGTGCGGGAGGGCCAAACACAGGTGGACACCCCCCAGATAGGGGACATGGCCTACTGGTCCCATCCCATCGACCTGCACTTCGCCACCAAAGGCCTACAAG GTTGGCCCCGACTCCATCTCCAGGTATGGTCCCAGGACAGTTTCGGCCGCTGCCAGCTTGCAGGCTACGGCTTTTGCCATGTGCCCAGCAGTCCAGGCACCCACCAGCTGGACTGCCCCACATGGCGACCCCTAGGCAGCTGGCGGGAGCAGCTGGCAAGGGCCTTCGTGGGTGGCGGGCCTCAGCTGCTGCATGGAGATGCCATCTACAGTGGGGCTGACCGCTATCGCCTGCACACTGCCGCCGGTGGCACCGTGCACCTTGAGCTGGGCCTGCTGCTGCGCCACTTCGATCGCTATGGCGTCGAATGCTGA